The following proteins come from a genomic window of Triticum aestivum cultivar Chinese Spring chromosome 6A, IWGSC CS RefSeq v2.1, whole genome shotgun sequence:
- the LOC123128562 gene encoding transmembrane emp24 domain-containing protein p24delta3 codes for MPAPAALALAAALLLAAASICAEAVWLDMPQTGTKCVSEEIQANVVVLADYALMYESHPSAHPTIAVKVTSPYGYTLHESGNITVGQFAFTTSEAGNFLACFWIDSAEKGSGVSVNLDWKTGIATKDWDAIAKKEKIEGVELELRKLEVAVQSIHQNMVYLKAREAEMREVSEKTNGRVAWFSIMSLGVCVVVSVLQLWHLQGYFRKKKLI; via the exons ATGCCCGCGCCGGCGGCGCTAGCCCTCGCGGCGGCCCTGCTGCTCGCCGCCGCGTCCATCTGCGCGGAGGCCGTGTGGCTCGACATGCCGCAGACCGGGACCAAGTGCGTGTCGGAGGAGATCCAGGCCAACGTGGTGGTGCTCGCCGACTACGCCCTCATGTACGAGTCCCACCCCTCCGCCCACCCCACCATCGCCGTCAAG GTTACTTCACCATATGGGTACACCTTACATGAAAGTGGAAACATTACAGTTGGTCAATTTGCATTCACAACCTCGGAAGCTGGAAACTTCCTTGCCTGCTTCTGGATAGATAGTGCAGAGAAAGGATCAGGCGTATCTGTAAATCTTGATTGGAAGACTGGAATTGCAACAAAGGATTGGGATGCTATCGCTAAGAAGGAAAAAATAGAG GGCGTAGAACTAGAGCTTAGGAAGCTTGAAGTGGCTGTACAGTCGATTCATCAGAACATGGTATACCTCAAAGCAAG GGAAGCGGAGATGAGGGAGGTGAGCGAGAAAACAAACGGCAGGGTTGCTTGGTTCAGCATCATGTCGCTGGGCGTCTGCGTCGTGGTGTCGGTTTTGCAGTTGTGGCACCTTCAAGGGTACTTCAGGAAAAAGAAGCTCATCTAG
- the LOC123128561 gene encoding uncharacterized protein: MGKKAGDAEQAGRLPETSTSNGAAVRRCTAQVGAALSAKCVVALVLGVVVFLSAFFMLLQFRSPGNSVPDAPGTLIDEIQAGFILLKPLAQLTPHAAELQQEINRQIGVPNTTVSVSMQALFLSFTAVEFDVLPDPINTSISARSMHALRKNLIQLTLQQVNLSLTPSVFGYPLCVQMMGFPGGITIELEPLQDDSILQVAQPIFNVTLDMSIRQLRGLIEEMKEDLGHLLDEDIYIDLTNKNGSTIAPPVIVQVSLSPDDGVYEEMGRLKQLAEIITESSSMNLGLDPSFFGRIKDLKLAPRLQALVPSFAPSSSPTQMSSTSMPPYSQPMSSPSMPPYSQPSRTNLCAHCSCPAWMKLNATNSRRMLMRLPPMTISLQLPTQRHSGNGPGHKQSGNAVAAPTSIAPSSQP, translated from the exons ATGGGCAAGAAAGCCGGTGATGCTGAGCAGGCTGGACGCCTCCCTGAGACGTCAACCAGCaacggcgccgcggttcgtcgatgCACCGCTCAAGTGGGCGCGGCTCTCAGCGCTAAGTGTGTCGTCGCGTTGGTCCTCGGTGTCGTCGTCTTCCTCTCGGCCTTCTTCATGCTCCTTCAATTCCGATCACCGGGGAACAGCGTGCCTGATGCCCCCGGCACACTCATCG ATGAAATTCAGGCTGGTTTCATCTTGTTGAAGCCACTTGCGCAACTCACTCCACATGCCGCCGAGCTACAACAAGAGATAAACCGTCAAATTGGAGTCCCCAACACTACG GTTTCCGTCTCTATGCAGGCATTATTCCTGAGTTTCACTGCTGTAGAATTTGATGTTCTTCCTGACCCAATAAACACCTCCATAAGTGCACGATCCATGCACGCATTGAGGAAAAACTTGATCCAGCTTACACTTCAGCAGGTGAATTTATCGCTGACACCATCGGTCTTCGGATATCCATTGTGCGTACAGATGATGGGGTTCCCAGGAGGGATCACAATAGAATTAGAACCCCTACAGGATGATTCCATTCTACAAGTTGCACAGCCTATTTTCAATGTAACGCTTGACATGAGCATTCGCCAGTTGAGGGGACTGATTGAGGAAATGAAGGAGGATCTTGGGCATTTACTGGATGAG GACATATACATAGATCTGACAAATAAGAATGGCTCAACGATTGCCCCACCAGTTATAGTCCAAGTTTCCCTCTCCCCAGATGACGGCGTTTACGAAGAAATGGGGAGGCTGAAACAGCTAGCTGAAATCATCACAGAATCAAGTTCAATGAACCTTGGCCTAGACCCATCGTTTTTTGGTAGAATCAAGGATCTCAAGTTGGCTCCGCGTCTGCAAGCCCTCGTTCCGTCATTTGCTCCTAGCTCATCTCCAACGCAAATGTCATCCACTTCCATGCCTCCGTATTCACAGCCAATGTCATCCCCTTCCATGCCTCCATATTCACAGCCAAGTAGAACCAATCTTTGTGCACATTGTTCATGCCCTGCTTGGATGAAACTAAATGCAACCAATTCACGTCGCATGTTAATGCGACTTCCTCCAATGACAATCTCTCTTCAATTACCAACACAGCGTCATAGCGGGAATGGACCTGGGCACAAGCAAAGTGGCAATGCAGTGGCAGCACCAACCTCCATTGCACCATCATCCCAACCATAG
- the LOC123129706 gene encoding uncharacterized protein has translation MPGNQQMGEGSREVGRRRGGRTGGARRGSRGGERKRKWWLRRRLEQRRFWPVAKSSSIRPLAHHHGHLQWAINRSLAAAARAAVRLIRAPSSSSSSVSDGPSRRAPTPASLPTRTITGMAAALSALLPRAAAVRMVAPRARPAAAAASRLLCAAAAGEASSSPAAPRRLVLYTKPGCCLCDGLKEKLHAAVLLAGTPYSLASLELQERDITTNPEWERLYQYEIPVLAKVLPDGTEEILPRLSPRLTVELIQKKVSSVFDQ, from the exons ATGCCGGGAAACCAGCAGATGGGAGAGGGAAGCA GGGAGGTGGGGCGCCGCAGGGGCGGTCGTACCGGCGGCGCGCGGAGGGGGAGCCGCGGCGGCGAGCGGAAGAGAAAGTGGTGGCTACGGCGTCGTCTGGAGCAGCGACGCTTCTGGCCCGTCGCAAAAAGTAGCTCCATAAGGCCTCTGGCCCATCATCATGGTCATCTGCAGTGGGCCATTAACCGGTCACTTGCGGCCGCGGCCCGTGCCGCCGTGCGCCTCatccgcgccccctcctcctcgtcgtcgtcagtcAGCGACGGACCGAGCCGCCGAGCACCCACCCCAGCGAGCCTGCCCACCCGAACGATAACCGGCATGGCGGCGGCGCTATCCGCGCTGCTCCCGCGCGCCGCGGCGGTCCGCATGGTGGCGCCGCGCGcccgccctgccgccgccgccgcgtcccgccTCCTCTGcgccgcggcggcgggggaggcgtCGAGCTCGCCCGCAGCGCCGCGGAGGCTGGTGCTCTACACCAAGCCCGGGTGCTGCCTCTGCGACGGCCTCAAGGAGAAGCTCCACGCCGCCGTCCTGCTCGCCGGCACCCCCTACTCCCTCGCCTCCCTCGAGCTCCAG GAGAGGGACATCACGACGAACCCGGAGTGGGAGCGGCTGTACCAGTACGAGATCCCGGTGCTGGCCAAGGTGCTCCCCGACGGCACCGAG GAAATACTTCCGAGGCTGTCTCCCCGGCTAACTGTGGAGCTCATACAAAAGAAAGTATCCAGCGTGTTTGATCAGTAA